From the Gemmatimonadota bacterium genome, one window contains:
- the atpH gene encoding ATP synthase F1 subunit delta, with amino-acid sequence MSQSAVSIRYTSALIDAAQESGILDRVEADVQALLDLLHASEDLREFVADPMMRSEQKRAVLNNLLAGKIEDVTLRFLLLLCDNRRERVLPEILSDFLSVLEDRRGQATAQVTVAAPLSSEQETQLIAKLSTYSGKQVRLETTIDEQLKAGFVVRLGDRVFDGTLATQLNRLRQRLVSD; translated from the coding sequence GTGAGCCAATCAGCCGTTTCCATCCGATACACCAGCGCACTGATCGATGCCGCGCAAGAAAGCGGGATATTGGATCGGGTTGAAGCCGATGTACAGGCATTATTGGACTTATTACACGCCTCGGAAGACCTGCGGGAATTTGTCGCAGACCCGATGATGCGATCCGAACAAAAGCGCGCGGTATTGAACAATCTGCTCGCCGGAAAAATCGAGGACGTAACCCTCAGATTTTTGCTGCTGCTCTGCGACAATCGCCGCGAGCGCGTACTGCCCGAGATATTGTCGGATTTCCTATCCGTATTGGAAGACCGGCGCGGTCAGGCCACAGCGCAGGTGACGGTCGCTGCGCCCCTGTCCTCTGAACAGGAAACGCAATTAATTGCAAAACTCTCGACCTATTCTGGCAAGCAGGTGCGATTGGAAACCACAATAGACGAACAATTAAAGGCCGGGTTTGTGGTGCGGCTCGGCGACCGTGTATTTGATGGCACGCTGGCCACGCAACTCAACCGGTTGCGACAGCGCCTCGTGTCTGATTAA
- the atpA gene encoding F0F1 ATP synthase subunit alpha — protein sequence MATNLQIRPDEISALLKQQILDSRTEIDVYESGTVQQVGDGVARVQGLGNVQTSELVEFPNGIMGMALNLEEDNVGCVLFGDDTLIREGDEAKRTGRIAEVPVGEALLGRVVNPLGMPIDGKGPINPEATLPIERKAPGVIERQPVTEALMTGLKVIDSTVPIGRGQRELIIGDRQTGKTAIGVDTIINQKDSDVKCIYVAIGQKASTVAKVVAELEANGAMEYTIVVSATASEPAPLQFLSPYSGCSMGEYFRDKGEHALIIYDDLSKQAWAYREMSLVLRRPPGREAYPGDVFYLHSRLLERAAKMSDEQGAGSLTALPVIEILEGDVSTFVPTNVISITDGQILLKPELFYAGIRPAMDVGASVSRVGSSAQTSAMKAVARTIKADISRYNEVKAFAMFGTEGLDASTQNLLNHGEKLIEILKQDQYSPMSLEELTVALFAANLVDDLPTEDVRRFERELLAHIGHSELMEEIRESEDLSDENVEKLTEIIENFKRGFRVSV from the coding sequence ATGGCGACGAATTTGCAGATTCGCCCCGACGAAATTTCGGCACTGCTCAAACAGCAAATCCTGGATTCCAGGACTGAAATAGATGTCTATGAAAGCGGCACCGTCCAGCAGGTGGGCGATGGTGTGGCCCGCGTGCAGGGACTGGGCAATGTGCAGACCAGTGAACTGGTCGAATTTCCCAATGGCATTATGGGGATGGCGCTCAACCTCGAAGAAGACAACGTGGGCTGTGTGTTATTTGGCGATGACACATTGATCCGCGAAGGCGACGAGGCCAAACGCACCGGACGCATTGCCGAAGTGCCCGTGGGCGAAGCCCTCCTCGGTCGCGTGGTAAATCCACTCGGCATGCCAATAGACGGCAAAGGCCCAATCAACCCCGAAGCAACCCTTCCCATTGAACGCAAGGCACCCGGCGTCATTGAGCGACAGCCCGTAACCGAAGCCCTGATGACCGGATTAAAAGTAATCGACTCAACCGTGCCAATCGGGCGGGGGCAGCGAGAACTGATCATCGGCGACCGGCAAACGGGCAAAACGGCGATTGGCGTCGATACCATCATCAACCAGAAAGACAGCGACGTAAAGTGCATCTATGTCGCCATTGGGCAAAAAGCCTCTACAGTGGCCAAAGTCGTGGCCGAACTGGAAGCCAATGGCGCAATGGAATACACCATTGTCGTATCGGCCACAGCCAGCGAACCCGCCCCACTTCAATTCCTATCCCCCTATTCGGGCTGCTCAATGGGCGAGTATTTCCGCGACAAGGGCGAACACGCGCTGATTATTTACGACGATTTATCCAAACAGGCGTGGGCTTACCGCGAGATGTCCCTGGTATTGCGCCGCCCGCCGGGCCGCGAAGCCTATCCCGGCGACGTATTTTATTTGCATTCGCGCCTGCTCGAGCGCGCCGCCAAAATGAGCGACGAACAGGGCGCAGGTTCGCTCACCGCATTGCCCGTCATTGAAATTCTGGAAGGCGATGTCTCCACCTTTGTGCCCACCAATGTAATATCGATTACTGATGGACAGATCCTGCTCAAACCCGAATTGTTCTACGCGGGTATCCGCCCCGCCATGGACGTGGGCGCATCCGTATCGCGCGTGGGTAGTTCGGCACAAACGAGCGCGATGAAAGCCGTTGCCAGAACCATTAAAGCCGACATCTCGCGCTACAACGAAGTCAAAGCCTTTGCGATGTTCGGCACAGAAGGCCTGGATGCCTCAACTCAGAACTTGCTGAACCACGGCGAAAAACTAATCGAAATCCTCAAGCAAGATCAGTATTCTCCAATGTCGCTGGAAGAACTCACCGTGGCGCTCTTTGCCGCCAATTTGGTCGATGATTTGCCCACCGAAGACGTGCGGCGCTTTGAGCGAGAATTGCTGGCGCATATCGGCCACAGTGAGTTGATGGAAGAAATCCGCGAAAGCGAAGATTTGAGCGACGAAAATGTCGAAAAACTCACAGAAATAATTGAGAACTTCAAACGCGGCTTCCGCGTATCGGTATAA
- the atpG gene encoding ATP synthase F1 subunit gamma: MATLRQLRTRVASITNIQSVTNAMQLVAAARMRRAQEAIAAARPYAQQLDRVLQRLSSMESLSHPLMTERAIDRTALIVLTSDRGLCGSFNTNSCRHAFNDMSPDDGIIAVGRKGRSFFRNRNCEILNDYEDVFRDLSFASAITIAEDAVNRFLSGKVDRVMLIYNAFVSVAQQQPVSEQLLPIAPSEGEAAGVYLFEPSPEVLLETLVPRHVNFQVWRALLESNAGEQAARMRAMDNATKNAGDVIEELTREMNKERQSSITLELMDIIGGAEAVAQ, encoded by the coding sequence GTGGCAACCTTAAGACAACTGAGAACGCGCGTTGCAAGCATCACAAATATCCAGAGCGTAACCAATGCCATGCAACTCGTGGCTGCGGCTCGCATGCGACGGGCACAAGAAGCCATTGCGGCTGCGCGGCCCTATGCACAGCAACTGGACCGCGTTTTACAGCGACTCAGCAGCATGGAATCGCTCTCACATCCGCTGATGACAGAACGCGCGATCGACCGCACAGCACTCATTGTGTTGACCTCTGACCGCGGTTTGTGCGGCAGTTTTAACACCAACTCCTGCCGCCACGCATTCAATGACATGTCCCCCGATGATGGCATAATCGCAGTGGGGCGCAAAGGACGCAGTTTTTTCAGAAATCGCAATTGCGAGATACTCAACGACTATGAAGATGTGTTTCGCGACCTGTCCTTTGCCTCGGCTATAACAATCGCCGAAGACGCGGTAAACCGGTTTTTATCGGGTAAAGTCGATCGCGTAATGCTCATTTACAATGCCTTTGTCTCAGTCGCACAACAACAGCCCGTCTCAGAACAATTATTGCCCATTGCACCCAGCGAAGGCGAAGCAGCAGGTGTCTATTTATTTGAACCATCGCCGGAAGTGTTGTTGGAGACACTGGTCCCGCGTCATGTAAATTTTCAGGTGTGGCGTGCCCTGTTGGAATCCAATGCCGGTGAGCAAGCCGCGCGGATGCGCGCAATGGACAATGCGACCAAAAACGCAGGTGACGTAATCGAAGAACTAACCCGCGAAATGAACAAAGAACGTCAGTCATCAATTACGCTGGAACTGATGGATATTATCGGCGGCGCCGAAGCCGTTGCCCAGTAG
- the atpD gene encoding F0F1 ATP synthase subunit beta produces the protein MNQGMIKEIVGVVIDVAFEGDLPPIYNALEVEGTDPRLVLEVQQHLGENMVRCVAMDSTDGLVRGTAVVDTGGPITVPVGENVLGRLFNVIGDPIDGKGPVPNDTPRLPLHRDPPEHEEQVTSDQMLETGIKVMDLICPFARGGKLGLFGGAGVGKTVVLKELINNVASGHGGYSVFAGVGERTREGNDLMLEMIEADVIDKTAMVFGQMNEPPGARQRVALTGLTMAENFRDEHGQDVLLFIDNIFRFILAGAEVSALLGRMPSAVGYQPTLATEMGGLQERITTTQTGSITSVQAIYVPADDYTDPGVVTAFSHLDGRIVLDRALADQVLYPAVDPLASSSRILDPRIVGDEHYDVAQQVQQILQRYRDLREIIAILGIDELSDEDRIVVARARRIQLFLTQPFTVGEVFTGVPGEYVNIEDTVRGFKELVEGVHDDLPEQAFYMIGPIEQAVEKAKTL, from the coding sequence ATGAACCAGGGTATGATCAAAGAAATCGTGGGCGTTGTCATTGATGTGGCATTTGAAGGCGACCTGCCCCCCATATACAATGCGTTAGAAGTCGAAGGCACGGACCCCCGTCTGGTGCTCGAAGTGCAGCAACACCTGGGAGAAAATATGGTGCGCTGTGTTGCAATGGATTCCACAGACGGACTGGTGCGCGGCACCGCAGTAGTGGATACAGGTGGACCTATCACAGTGCCCGTAGGCGAAAATGTTTTGGGCCGCTTGTTCAATGTGATTGGCGACCCCATCGACGGCAAGGGCCCGGTGCCCAATGACACGCCGCGACTGCCCCTGCACCGCGATCCCCCCGAACACGAAGAGCAAGTGACATCCGATCAAATGCTCGAAACAGGCATCAAAGTGATGGACCTGATCTGCCCATTTGCCCGCGGCGGTAAACTGGGATTATTCGGTGGCGCGGGCGTGGGTAAAACCGTGGTCTTAAAAGAACTCATCAACAACGTGGCTTCGGGACACGGCGGATACTCCGTATTTGCTGGCGTGGGCGAGCGCACGCGCGAAGGCAATGACCTGATGCTCGAAATGATCGAAGCCGACGTAATCGACAAAACCGCCATGGTCTTCGGCCAAATGAACGAACCGCCCGGCGCACGCCAGCGCGTGGCACTGACCGGATTGACAATGGCAGAGAATTTCCGCGATGAACACGGCCAGGACGTATTGCTATTCATCGACAACATCTTCCGCTTTATTCTCGCCGGCGCAGAAGTATCCGCACTATTGGGCCGCATGCCATCGGCCGTGGGCTATCAGCCGACCCTGGCAACCGAAATGGGCGGCTTGCAGGAGCGCATCACCACCACGCAAACGGGATCTATAACATCTGTCCAGGCCATCTATGTACCCGCCGACGACTACACCGACCCCGGCGTGGTCACGGCATTTTCCCACCTCGACGGACGCATCGTACTCGACCGCGCCCTCGCCGACCAGGTACTGTATCCCGCAGTAGATCCGCTGGCATCTTCATCGCGCATCCTCGACCCCCGCATAGTGGGCGACGAACACTACGATGTGGCACAACAGGTACAGCAGATCCTGCAGCGATACCGCGACCTGCGCGAAATCATCGCCATTCTGGGCATCGACGAATTATCAGACGAAGACCGCATCGTCGTAGCACGCGCGCGACGCATCCAGCTATTCCTCACACAGCCCTTTACAGTGGGCGAAGTATTCACCGGCGTACCCGGAGAATACGTGAACATAGAAGACACTGTGCGCGGTTTTAAAGAACTCGTCGAAGGCGTACACGACGACCTGCCCGAACAGGCATTTTACATGATCGGACCAATTGAGCAAGCAGTAGAAAAAGCAAAAACGCTTTAA